In Uranotaenia lowii strain MFRU-FL chromosome 2, ASM2978415v1, whole genome shotgun sequence, one genomic interval encodes:
- the LOC129748910 gene encoding uncharacterized protein LOC129748910 — MSSAGKYVRAPKSNSDLEEFGKMYGEWSSDDMEFEERQIALHEKREYKKSENQEYIQKIEKLQNTIDKLVNEMNTYRSREADQSVRSSALSDEDQSWNNAKVNPGSSAISDGIRWENIKPFPNDVPAYAMWDQWNRFIDRFEIATSLANVTDPVKRAQTLFLSMGEKLQGITRAARLRPSLTEPNCYNLFVKNIEKYLQSMVDVTAEHEMFSNLKQGIDEPTIAFHARLLEKVRLCRFSQTDQDRFIRMQLLKGMRNREVAKAARIFGYETTFIVQSATREEAYIPKLSRVAESSRAFMVSRERNRFSGNEHLPKRRNNDAGWNNPKRYRQESENHFSGEGKRFRCNKCNRLFHKSGTCPATYEECRTCGIRGHYAATCRERNATYIQKRQSSIKDRSGEKVNHRFIGANLFHTRKRN, encoded by the coding sequence atgtCATCTGCCGGAAAATATGTTCGGGCCCCTAAATCCAACAGCGATCTCGAAGaattcggcaaaatgtatggcGAGTGGTCGTCAGATGACATGGAGTTTGAAGAACGTCAAATTGCATTACATGAGAAAcgtgaatataaaaaaagtgaaaaccaGGAATACATCCAGAAGATAGAAAAACTGCAGAATACTATAGACAAATTAGTTAACGAGATGAACACTTATCGCTCTCGTGAAGCTGACCAGTCGGTCAGAAGTTCTGCGCTTTCTGATGAAGATCAAAGCTGGAACAATGCGAAGGTCAATCCAGGTTCATCAGCAATCTCTGATGGTATTCGATGGGAAAATATAAAACCTTTCCCAAACGATGTTCCGGCATACGCTATGTGGGACCAATGGAACAGGTTTATCGATCGGTTTGAGATCGCTACTTCCTTGGCAAATGTGACGGACCCTGTCAAGCGCGCTCAGACATTGTTCCTTTCGATGGGAGAGAAACTCCAAGGAATTACCAGGGCCGCGAGACTTCGCCCAAGTCTGACCGAACCAAACTGCTACAACTTATTTGtcaaaaacatcgaaaaatatCTGCAATCAATGGTCGACGTAACGGCGGAACATGAAATGTTTTCCAATCTCAAACAAGGCATTGATGAGCCAACTATTGCCTTCCATGCACGTCTTTTGGAAAAAGTGCGTCTCTGTCGTTTCAGTCAAACGGATCAGGATCGATTCATTCGAATGCAACTACTTAAAGGAATGCGTAACCGTGAGGTGGCAAAGGCGGCCAGAATTTTTGGCTATGAGACGACATTTATTGTACAGTCTGCGACTCGAGAAGAGGCATACATTCCGAAACTGTCACGAGTAGCTGAATCCAGCAGAGCATTCATGGTGTCGCGAGAACGGAATCGGTTTAGCGGAAATGAACATCTGCCAAAAcgccgaaataatgatgcgggCTGGAATAACCCAAAAAGGTATCGACAAGAAAGTGAGAAccatttttccggagaaggaaAACGTTTTCGCTGCAATAAGTGTAACCGTTTGTTCCACAAATCTGGAACTTGTCCGGCAACTTATGAGGAGTGTCGTACTTGTGGAATTCGTGGACATTACGCGGCAACGTGCAGGGAAAGAAATGCCACATACATTCAGAAAAGGCAAAGCTCCATTAAGGACAGATCGGGTGAAAAAGTTAATCATAGGTTCATCGGAGCCAATTTGTTTCATACACGCAAAAGAAATTAG